One Methylomarinovum tepidoasis DNA window includes the following coding sequences:
- a CDS encoding secretin N-terminal domain-containing protein, with protein MTKIWMLALLLWFPPLQAATVTIPVSHRPPAELAHILAPLLERDEAVVPVPDALVVKAPEGRIGEIRRLVKQLDRPLRTLTIRVIQSDRLTLDELEAGGGFSATLPEGPIRARGHVYRTESDRGVAEAQHLKVLEGQPAFIAVGEERPVPRIWVGGWPPAVTGGIDYKPVTSGFRVVPRVVGCRVRLEIAPWSQRAGDLGDGRIEVRSAATVVEVPAGRWVELGGSDRAGTAAGGGIGLRQTTERRHRRIFLRVDPPAGC; from the coding sequence ATGACGAAAATTTGGATGCTGGCGCTGTTGCTGTGGTTCCCGCCGCTGCAGGCGGCGACGGTGACGATACCGGTCTCCCACCGCCCGCCCGCCGAGCTGGCGCACATCCTGGCGCCGCTGCTGGAACGGGACGAGGCGGTGGTGCCGGTTCCCGACGCCCTGGTGGTCAAGGCGCCGGAAGGGCGGATCGGGGAGATCCGCCGGCTGGTGAAACAGCTGGACCGCCCGCTCAGAACCCTGACCATCCGGGTGATCCAGAGCGACCGCCTGACCCTGGACGAACTGGAGGCCGGCGGCGGGTTTTCGGCCACCCTTCCCGAGGGACCGATCCGCGCCCGCGGCCACGTTTACCGCACCGAGTCCGACCGCGGCGTGGCCGAGGCCCAACATCTCAAGGTGCTCGAAGGCCAGCCGGCGTTCATCGCCGTGGGCGAGGAGCGGCCGGTTCCCAGGATCTGGGTCGGGGGCTGGCCGCCGGCGGTGACGGGCGGTATCGACTACAAGCCGGTCACCAGCGGCTTCAGGGTCGTGCCCCGGGTGGTCGGTTGCCGGGTGCGGCTGGAGATCGCGCCCTGGTCCCAGCGGGCGGGAGATCTGGGGGACGGTCGCATCGAGGTGCGGTCGGCGGCCACCGTGGTGGAAGTGCCTGCGGGACGCTGGGTCGAGCTGGGCGGCAGCGACCGGGCGGGGACGGCGGCCGGGGGCGGGATCGGCTTGCGCCAGACCACCGAGCGCCGGCACCGGCGGATCTTTCTCAGGGTCGATCCCCCGGCGGGTTGCTGA
- the tolA gene encoding cell envelope integrity protein TolA: MRDWLIPWLKSLGLHGVLLAALLLGWRSAPTPPPAPPPPPEIIEAVAVDEAAVQEQLQRLKAREQAEVRRRERLKRQRLAEERRLRRLRRRQQEERKRLQALAEAKRRKAAEEARRLAELKRRQREEAERLKRLEEARKAAERRRLEEQKRREAERKRKAEEARRRAEAEKKRKALEAKRRAEQEKRRREVARQVSQTVARIARAVERVWLRPPGFRTGLSCTIRVQVAPGGRVIGARVVKSSGDPRFDRSAEVAVRKASPLPIPDDPEVAGQFREFNFVFKPTG, encoded by the coding sequence ATGAGGGACTGGCTGATTCCCTGGCTCAAGTCCCTGGGACTTCACGGCGTGTTGCTGGCGGCGCTGCTGCTGGGCTGGCGGTCGGCGCCGACACCGCCCCCGGCCCCGCCACCGCCGCCGGAAATCATCGAGGCGGTGGCGGTGGACGAGGCCGCGGTCCAGGAGCAGCTCCAGCGTCTCAAAGCCAGGGAACAGGCCGAAGTCCGGCGCCGTGAGCGGCTCAAGCGCCAGCGTCTGGCCGAGGAGCGGCGGCTGCGCCGATTGCGCCGCCGTCAGCAGGAGGAGCGCAAGCGTCTTCAGGCCCTGGCCGAAGCCAAACGCCGCAAGGCGGCCGAGGAAGCCCGGCGCCTGGCGGAACTGAAGCGGCGCCAGCGCGAGGAGGCCGAGCGCCTCAAGCGCCTGGAGGAAGCGCGCAAGGCGGCGGAACGCAGGCGTCTGGAGGAACAGAAACGCCGGGAGGCGGAAAGGAAGCGCAAGGCCGAGGAAGCCCGCCGCCGGGCCGAGGCGGAGAAAAAACGCAAGGCCCTCGAGGCCAAGCGCCGGGCGGAGCAGGAAAAGCGCCGCCGGGAAGTGGCCCGGCAGGTCAGCCAGACCGTGGCCCGGATCGCCCGGGCGGTGGAACGGGTGTGGCTGCGGCCGCCGGGTTTCCGTACCGGGCTTTCCTGTACAATTCGGGTTCAGGTGGCCCCGGGTGGCCGGGTGATCGGGGCGCGGGTGGTCAAATCCAGCGGCGACCCCCGTTTCGACCGCAGCGCCGAGGTGGCGGTGCGCAAGGCCTCGCCGCTGCCGATTCCGGACGACCCCGAGGTGGCCGGACAATTCCGGGAATTCAATTTCGTGTTCAAGCCGACAGGATAA
- the ybgF gene encoding tol-pal system protein YbgF yields the protein MAVKRVVLALGLAAAFPALAGDEDLERRVRLLEQRLSSQALMDMLQRVDALQREVQALRGQVEALQHEVDRLRQSAPSGTAPAAVTSAPEAPPVPPAAEAASPLAVEDQAQPADPEAIRQAYRQAFDLLQAGHYDAAIDAFSTFLQRHPDSPLAPNAYYWLGEAYYVKRDFRAAADAFGQVVAHFPGSAKVPDALLKLGYIAEARGDRQAARRYLEKVRDTWPTAHAAKLAAERLARMEQARP from the coding sequence ATGGCCGTTAAGCGCGTGGTTCTGGCGTTGGGGCTGGCGGCGGCGTTTCCGGCCCTGGCCGGGGACGAGGACCTGGAGCGCCGGGTCCGGCTGCTGGAGCAGCGGTTGTCCAGCCAGGCGCTGATGGACATGCTGCAGCGGGTCGATGCCCTGCAGCGGGAGGTCCAGGCTCTGCGCGGCCAGGTGGAAGCGCTGCAGCACGAGGTGGACCGGCTGCGTCAGTCCGCCCCTTCCGGCACAGCCCCGGCGGCCGTGACGTCCGCGCCGGAGGCCCCGCCGGTGCCTCCGGCTGCTGAGGCGGCATCGCCCCTGGCCGTCGAGGACCAGGCCCAGCCGGCCGATCCCGAGGCGATCCGGCAGGCTTACCGCCAAGCCTTCGATCTGCTTCAGGCCGGGCATTACGATGCCGCCATCGACGCCTTTTCCACCTTCCTGCAGCGTCATCCCGATTCTCCCCTGGCCCCCAACGCCTATTACTGGCTCGGCGAGGCCTATTACGTCAAGCGGGATTTCCGCGCCGCCGCCGACGCCTTCGGCCAGGTGGTGGCGCATTTCCCGGGCAGCGCCAAGGTGCCGGATGCCTTGCTCAAGCTCGGTTACATCGCCGAAGCCCGGGGGGACCGGCAGGCGGCCAGGCGCTATCTGGAGAAGGTGCGTGACACCTGGCCCACCGCCCATGCCGCCAAACTGGCTGCCGAACGCCTGGCGCGCATGGAACAGGCGCGTCCTTGA
- the pal gene encoding peptidoglycan-associated lipoprotein Pal, whose amino-acid sequence MKRWLGLGLVLALAGCKTLTGNDQESQAGARAAGAQAEAAHTQGLAGEEGATLYEVQSGVSEGAGPGADAGALLQRRTLYFDFDSAQVRPEDVPVVQAHARYLVDHPQLQVTLEGHTDERGSREYNVALGEARAKAVARLLELNGVPAQRIHVVSYGEEKPVALGHDETAWAKNRRVEIVYGR is encoded by the coding sequence ATGAAACGATGGTTAGGACTCGGACTGGTGTTGGCCCTGGCAGGTTGCAAGACCCTGACCGGGAACGATCAGGAATCCCAGGCGGGCGCCCGCGCGGCGGGGGCGCAGGCCGAGGCGGCGCATACCCAGGGGTTGGCCGGTGAGGAAGGGGCGACTCTGTACGAAGTGCAGAGCGGAGTTTCCGAAGGTGCGGGGCCCGGCGCCGACGCCGGCGCTCTGCTGCAGCGCCGCACTCTGTACTTCGACTTCGACAGCGCCCAGGTGCGGCCGGAGGACGTGCCGGTGGTGCAGGCCCACGCCCGCTATCTGGTCGATCACCCGCAGTTGCAGGTCACCCTGGAAGGGCATACCGACGAACGCGGCTCGCGCGAATACAACGTCGCCCTGGGCGAGGCCCGGGCCAAGGCGGTGGCGCGGCTGCTGGAGCTGAACGGAGTGCCGGCCCAGCGCATCCATGTCGTTTCCTACGGTGAGGAAAAACCGGTGGCCCTGGGGCACGACGAGACGGCCTGGGCCAAGAACCGGCGGGTGGAGATCGTCTATGGCCGTTAA
- a CDS encoding TonB-dependent receptor plug domain-containing protein — MTCKLRVLLLALPATAALAADLSPSRLDTLTVTASRIPVPVRESGSSITVITAEDIAARKVFTVADVLRSVPGLDVVQNGGLGRTTSVFLRGANSQHTLVLIDGIEVNDPASPGAGFDFAHLTVDNIERIEILRGPQSTLYGGDAIGGVIQIFTRQGHGEPRFGFNAEGGSYGTWKLGGAASGKHDRLAYSIAASQLHSDGFSAADSRLGNHEDDGYKNTTVSARADWQALDNLGLDAVVRFHHSEADLDNCGGPGCDDPNYRQDSDQIFARTQGTLDLLDHRWRQQLRLSYSRTERHTRDRPDPADTFVDNSAFRGEKFKLDWQNTVTPTDWDTLVFGITSETEWMNADTLPTHSATINGYYGENRIKWLERFITSAGVRFDDHEHAGDKVTWRVTQAVLLPETGTKLHGSYGKGFKAPSLYQLFAPAGFFGPIGNRDLEPERSRGWDVGVDQSFWDERILLGATWFHNQFSNLIDFQFGTGYVNVASARSAGLETYAEIRPLAFLTLRGTYTYTNTEDDQEQQLLRRPRHKGSFDADLALTEAAHLHVNVLTLGSRRFSAFSIKRKLPGYVVVNLAGDYRINRWLTLYGRIDNAFDQEYEEVPGYGTSRVAGYGGFRLTF, encoded by the coding sequence ATGACTTGCAAACTTCGCGTACTTCTGCTGGCCCTGCCGGCGACCGCGGCCCTGGCCGCAGATCTCTCCCCCAGCCGCCTCGACACCCTGACCGTCACCGCCAGCCGGATTCCGGTCCCGGTGCGCGAGAGCGGCAGCAGCATCACCGTCATCACCGCCGAGGACATCGCCGCACGCAAGGTCTTCACCGTCGCCGACGTGCTGCGCTCGGTGCCCGGCCTCGACGTGGTCCAAAACGGCGGCCTGGGCAGGACCACCTCGGTGTTCCTGCGCGGCGCCAATTCCCAGCACACCCTGGTGCTGATCGACGGCATCGAGGTCAACGATCCGGCCAGCCCCGGCGCCGGCTTCGATTTCGCCCATCTGACCGTGGACAACATCGAACGCATCGAAATTCTCCGCGGCCCCCAGAGCACCCTGTACGGCGGTGACGCCATCGGCGGGGTGATCCAGATCTTCACCAGACAGGGGCACGGCGAGCCCCGTTTCGGATTCAACGCCGAAGGCGGCAGCTACGGCACCTGGAAGCTGGGCGGCGCCGCCAGCGGCAAGCACGACCGGCTGGCTTACAGCATCGCCGCCAGCCAACTGCACAGCGACGGTTTCTCCGCCGCCGACAGCCGTCTGGGCAACCACGAGGACGACGGCTACAAGAACACCACCGTCTCGGCCCGCGCCGACTGGCAGGCGCTGGACAATCTGGGCCTGGATGCGGTGGTGCGTTTCCATCACAGCGAGGCCGATCTCGACAACTGCGGCGGCCCCGGCTGCGACGATCCCAACTACCGTCAGGACAGCGATCAGATCTTCGCCCGCACCCAGGGCACCCTGGATCTGCTGGACCACCGCTGGCGCCAGCAGCTGCGCCTGTCCTACAGCCGCACCGAACGCCACACCCGCGACCGCCCCGATCCGGCCGACACCTTCGTCGACAACAGCGCCTTCCGCGGCGAGAAGTTCAAGCTCGACTGGCAGAACACCGTCACCCCCACCGACTGGGATACCTTGGTGTTCGGCATCACCAGCGAAACCGAATGGATGAACGCCGACACCCTCCCCACCCACTCGGCCACCATCAACGGCTATTACGGCGAGAACCGGATCAAGTGGCTGGAGCGCTTCATCACCAGCGCCGGAGTCCGTTTCGACGATCACGAACACGCCGGAGACAAGGTCACTTGGCGCGTCACCCAGGCGGTCCTGCTCCCGGAAACCGGCACCAAGCTGCACGGCAGCTACGGCAAGGGCTTCAAGGCCCCGAGCCTGTACCAGCTGTTCGCCCCGGCCGGATTCTTCGGCCCCATCGGCAACCGTGACTTGGAACCGGAGCGCAGCCGCGGCTGGGACGTGGGGGTGGACCAGAGCTTCTGGGACGAACGCATCCTGCTGGGGGCGACCTGGTTCCACAACCAGTTCAGCAACCTGATCGACTTCCAGTTCGGCACCGGCTACGTCAACGTCGCCAGCGCCCGCAGCGCCGGGCTGGAAACCTATGCGGAAATCCGGCCGCTGGCTTTCCTGACCCTGCGCGGCACCTACACCTACACCAACACCGAGGACGACCAGGAGCAGCAGTTGCTGCGCCGGCCCCGCCACAAGGGCAGCTTCGACGCCGATCTGGCCCTGACCGAGGCGGCCCACCTCCACGTCAACGTCCTGACGCTGGGCAGCCGCCGCTTCAGCGCCTTCAGCATCAAGCGCAAACTGCCGGGCTACGTGGTGGTCAACCTGGCCGGCGACTACCGGATCAACCGCTGGCTGACCCTGTACGGCCGCATCGACAACGCCTTCGATCAGGAATACGAGGAAGTGCCCGGCTACGGCACCAGCCGGGTGGCGGGATACGGCGGATTCCGGCTGACCTTCTGA
- the tolR gene encoding protein TolR: protein MKSRTPRRRPLADINVVPYIDVTLVLLIIFMVTAPLLQNGVDVNLPQAAAKPVPPTDTPPLIVTVGADGGFRVDLGGERETVDVKTLLAKVQAVLKYKPGTKILVAGDDKVAYGRVVQVMAALQRAGVEQVGLLTRPPS from the coding sequence ATGAAATCCCGCACGCCGCGCCGCCGTCCGCTGGCGGACATCAACGTGGTTCCCTACATCGATGTCACTCTGGTGCTGCTGATCATCTTCATGGTCACCGCCCCGCTGCTGCAGAACGGCGTGGACGTGAATCTGCCCCAGGCGGCCGCCAAGCCGGTTCCGCCCACGGACACCCCGCCGCTGATCGTCACCGTCGGGGCCGATGGCGGCTTCCGGGTCGATCTGGGCGGCGAGCGGGAAACCGTGGACGTCAAGACCCTGCTGGCCAAGGTGCAGGCGGTGCTGAAATACAAGCCCGGCACCAAGATCCTGGTGGCCGGCGACGACAAGGTGGCCTACGGGCGGGTGGTCCAGGTGATGGCGGCGCTGCAGCGGGCCGGCGTGGAACAGGTGGGGTTGCTGACCCGGCCGCCGTCATGA
- the ybgC gene encoding tol-pal system-associated acyl-CoA thioesterase: protein MAEFTWPVRVYYEDTDAGGVVYYANYLRFFERTRTEFLRALGFEQDELSAREGILFVVRSVQADYRRPARFNDLLTVSCEVAEVKRASLVFFQQVRRGDAVLCEAAVRIACLDARSFRPRPIPPALIQRIKDY from the coding sequence ATGGCTGAATTTACCTGGCCGGTGCGGGTCTATTACGAGGACACCGACGCCGGCGGCGTGGTCTATTACGCCAATTACCTGAGATTCTTCGAGCGGACGCGGACGGAATTTTTGCGCGCCCTGGGGTTCGAACAGGATGAACTGAGCGCGCGGGAGGGAATTTTGTTCGTGGTGCGCTCGGTACAGGCCGATTACCGCCGTCCGGCCCGTTTCAACGATCTGCTGACGGTAAGCTGTGAGGTCGCCGAGGTCAAACGTGCCAGCCTGGTGTTCTTCCAGCAGGTGCGGCGCGGCGATGCGGTGCTGTGCGAGGCGGCGGTGCGAATCGCCTGTCTCGACGCCCGCAGTTTCCGTCCCAGACCGATTCCCCCCGCGCTGATACAAAGGATTAAGGATTATTGA
- the tolQ gene encoding protein TolQ — MSILDLIAGASPVVQAVMALLLTASLASWALIFRKSRQLGEAGRAAEAFEARFWSGIDLADLYRQLAKREAVAGMEAVFFAGYREFARLFRQNAPAGLLAENVERAMGVAIGRELDRLDQHLPLLATVGSTSPYVGLFGTVWGIMNAFRALGHVQQATLALVAPGIAEALVATAMGLFAAIPAVIAYNRYTSRIDRLGRRYERFADEFLCLLQRKALEKA, encoded by the coding sequence ATTTCGATCCTGGATCTGATCGCCGGCGCCAGCCCGGTGGTGCAGGCGGTGATGGCGCTGCTTTTGACCGCCTCGCTGGCTTCGTGGGCGCTGATCTTCCGCAAGTCGCGTCAGCTGGGCGAGGCGGGACGGGCGGCGGAGGCGTTCGAGGCCCGCTTCTGGTCCGGCATCGATCTGGCGGATCTTTACCGCCAGCTGGCCAAACGTGAGGCGGTGGCCGGAATGGAGGCGGTGTTTTTCGCTGGCTACCGGGAATTCGCCCGCCTGTTCCGCCAGAACGCCCCGGCAGGATTGCTGGCGGAGAACGTCGAACGCGCCATGGGGGTGGCCATCGGCCGCGAGCTGGACCGCCTCGACCAGCACCTGCCCCTGCTGGCCACGGTCGGTTCCACCAGCCCCTACGTGGGCCTGTTCGGCACCGTATGGGGGATCATGAACGCCTTCCGCGCCCTGGGCCACGTGCAGCAAGCCACCCTGGCGCTGGTGGCGCCGGGCATCGCCGAGGCCCTGGTGGCCACTGCCATGGGGCTGTTCGCCGCCATTCCGGCGGTGATCGCCTACAACCGCTACACCAGCCGCATCGACCGCCTCGGACGCCGCTACGAACGTTTCGCCGACGAGTTCCTCTGCCTGTTGCAGCGCAAGGCCCTGGAAAAAGCATGA
- a CDS encoding Uma2 family endonuclease, whose protein sequence is MLKQKYLPHYTVTDYQKWEGDWELIAGIPYAMVPSPSFLHQRIAGRLFVQIETALETCPDCIAVYETDWIVSDDTVVRPDILVTCEPVSEDYLTRPPRLIVEVLSPATRSKDERLKRRLYAEQGVRFYLIVDPAERRLRVLELTGQDYQEHPPANAALTLDLAPCTVKIDLQRLWP, encoded by the coding sequence ATGCTGAAGCAAAAATATCTTCCTCATTACACCGTCACTGATTATCAAAAGTGGGAAGGCGATTGGGAGCTGATCGCGGGCATCCCCTACGCCATGGTACCCAGTCCCTCTTTCCTCCACCAACGCATCGCCGGACGCCTGTTCGTGCAGATCGAAACCGCGCTGGAAACCTGCCCCGACTGCATTGCGGTTTACGAAACCGATTGGATCGTAAGCGATGACACCGTGGTCAGGCCGGACATCCTGGTGACCTGTGAACCGGTCAGCGAGGATTACCTGACCCGCCCTCCCCGACTGATCGTCGAGGTTCTGTCCCCCGCGACCCGCAGCAAGGATGAACGACTCAAGCGCCGGCTCTACGCCGAGCAGGGCGTGCGTTTCTACCTCATCGTCGATCCCGCCGAACGCCGCCTCAGGGTGCTCGAACTGACAGGCCAGGATTACCAGGAACACCCTCCCGCCAACGCCGCACTGACCCTCGATCTCGCCCCCTGTACCGTGAAGATCGACCTGCAGCGGCTCTGGCCCTGA
- the queE gene encoding 7-carboxy-7-deazaguanine synthase QueE → MSETLKIKEIFLSIQGEADTVGWPTVFVRLSGCPLRCRWCDTAYAFQGGERLTLDAVVARVREYGVRHVTVTGGEPLAQPACLALLTRLADAGFAVSLETSGALDVSGVDPRVVKVMDLKPPTSGEAARNRWENLAFLQPADQVKFVIADRGDYEWSREQLEAHRLAGRCQVLFSPVAGELAPRQLAEWILEDRLPVRFQLQLHKLLWGDQPGR, encoded by the coding sequence GTGAGCGAAACCCTGAAGATCAAGGAAATATTCCTCTCGATTCAGGGGGAGGCGGACACCGTCGGCTGGCCGACGGTATTCGTGCGCCTGAGCGGTTGTCCATTGCGCTGCCGCTGGTGCGATACCGCTTATGCCTTCCAGGGCGGCGAGCGGCTGACGCTGGATGCCGTCGTCGCCCGCGTGCGGGAATACGGGGTTCGTCACGTGACCGTCACCGGTGGCGAGCCGCTGGCCCAGCCTGCGTGTCTGGCGCTGTTGACCCGGCTGGCCGATGCCGGCTTTGCCGTGTCCCTGGAAACCAGCGGGGCGCTGGACGTTTCCGGGGTGGACCCGCGGGTGGTGAAGGTCATGGATCTGAAGCCGCCCACCTCCGGCGAGGCGGCGCGCAATCGCTGGGAGAATCTGGCTTTCCTGCAGCCGGCCGATCAGGTCAAGTTCGTCATCGCCGACCGCGGCGACTACGAGTGGTCCAGGGAACAGCTGGAAGCCCACCGTCTGGCCGGGCGCTGTCAGGTCCTGTTCTCGCCGGTGGCCGGGGAACTGGCGCCGCGGCAATTGGCCGAATGGATTCTGGAAGACCGCCTGCCGGTGCGGTTCCAGTTGCAGCTTCACAAACTGTTATGGGGCGATCAGCCCGGACGGTGA
- the tolB gene encoding Tol-Pal system beta propeller repeat protein TolB, translating to MRRRFLASWLGLALLLCSAARAELTIEITRGIEGAIPIAVAPFAWTGPTPPPVDVAAVIRADLARSGQFRPLPPQDMLTRPAAVPEAVNWRVWQTLGQDYLVIGQVESPSPERYEVQFHLLDVYRKEALAGYRLPARPAGLRKTAHRIADILYEKITGRPGAFATRIAYVIVTEADGRRIYRLQIADADGYNPRTVVISPEPLMSPAWSPDGQQIAYVSFERRRPAIYVQTLATGAREKIAAFPGINGAPAWSPDGGRLALTLSKDGSPDIYVLDLASRRLRRLTHSFAIDTEPAWSPDGKRLVFTSDRGGSPQIYTIPAGGGAVRRLTFQGNYNARATFSPDGGKLALVHGGQGYRIAVLDLASGRLQVLTDGPLDESPSFAPNGSMILYATQAGGRGQLAAVSVDGRVRQRLGTEQGDVREPAWSPF from the coding sequence ATGCGACGCAGATTCTTGGCTTCGTGGCTGGGCCTGGCGCTGTTGCTGTGCAGCGCTGCCCGTGCCGAACTGACCATCGAGATCACCCGCGGGATCGAGGGGGCCATTCCCATCGCCGTGGCGCCTTTCGCCTGGACGGGGCCCACGCCCCCGCCGGTGGACGTGGCGGCGGTGATCCGGGCCGATCTGGCCCGCAGCGGCCAGTTCCGGCCCCTCCCGCCCCAGGACATGCTCACCCGCCCTGCCGCCGTCCCCGAAGCGGTCAACTGGCGGGTATGGCAGACCCTGGGGCAGGATTACCTGGTCATCGGCCAGGTGGAATCCCCCAGCCCGGAACGTTACGAGGTCCAGTTCCACCTGCTCGACGTTTATCGCAAGGAAGCGCTCGCCGGCTACCGTCTGCCGGCCAGGCCCGCCGGCCTGCGCAAGACCGCCCACCGCATCGCCGACATCCTCTACGAGAAGATCACCGGCAGGCCGGGGGCCTTCGCCACCCGCATCGCCTACGTCATCGTCACCGAGGCCGACGGCCGCCGCATCTACCGGTTGCAGATCGCCGATGCCGACGGTTACAACCCGCGCACGGTGGTGATTTCCCCGGAACCTTTGATGTCGCCGGCGTGGTCGCCGGACGGGCAGCAGATCGCCTACGTCTCCTTCGAGCGCCGCCGTCCGGCCATCTACGTGCAGACCCTGGCCACCGGGGCGCGGGAGAAAATCGCCGCCTTCCCCGGCATCAACGGCGCGCCGGCGTGGTCGCCGGACGGCGGCAGGCTGGCGCTGACCCTTTCCAAGGACGGCAGTCCCGACATCTACGTGCTCGATCTGGCCAGCCGCCGCCTGCGGCGCCTGACCCACAGCTTCGCCATCGACACCGAGCCGGCGTGGTCGCCGGACGGCAAGCGGCTGGTGTTCACCTCCGACCGGGGCGGCAGTCCGCAGATCTATACCATCCCCGCCGGGGGTGGGGCGGTGCGGCGCCTGACCTTCCAGGGCAACTACAACGCCCGCGCCACCTTCTCCCCGGATGGCGGCAAACTGGCCCTCGTCCACGGGGGACAGGGCTATCGCATCGCCGTGCTCGATCTGGCCAGCGGCCGGCTGCAGGTCCTCACCGACGGCCCCCTGGACGAATCTCCCAGTTTCGCCCCCAATGGCAGTATGATTCTCTATGCCACCCAGGCGGGTGGCCGCGGCCAGTTGGCGGCGGTGTCGGTGGACGGCCGGGTCCGGCAGCGGCTCGGGACCGAGCAAGGGGACGTGCGCGAGCCGGCGTGGTCGCCGTTTTGA
- the queC gene encoding 7-cyano-7-deazaguanine synthase QueC, with translation MVARKKAVVLLSGGLDSMTTLLIARDQGYTCHALSFDYGQRQRAELEAARRIAQRYGAAAHKVVRIGLDDIGGSALTDAAIAVPETPTEGIPVTYVPARNTVFLAFALGYAEVLGAFDIFIGVNAVDYSGYPDCRPEYIDAFERLANLATRAGVEGGRFAIHAPLIRLSKAEIIRKGIELGADYSLAVSCYAADAEGRACGKCDACRFRAEGFRAAGVPDPTRYQAGKRVRSRSGRRLPE, from the coding sequence ATGGTAGCACGCAAAAAAGCCGTCGTCCTCCTCTCCGGAGGGCTCGATTCCATGACCACCCTGCTCATCGCCAGGGACCAGGGTTATACGTGCCACGCCCTCAGCTTCGATTACGGCCAGCGCCAGCGGGCCGAGCTGGAGGCGGCCCGGCGCATCGCCCAAAGGTACGGCGCGGCGGCCCACAAGGTCGTCCGCATCGGCCTCGACGATATCGGCGGTTCGGCGCTGACGGACGCTGCCATCGCCGTGCCGGAAACCCCAACCGAAGGGATTCCGGTGACCTACGTGCCGGCCCGCAACACCGTGTTTCTCGCCTTCGCCCTGGGCTATGCGGAAGTGTTGGGGGCGTTCGACATTTTCATCGGCGTCAACGCGGTGGACTACTCCGGTTATCCCGACTGCCGGCCCGAGTACATCGATGCCTTCGAGCGGCTGGCGAATCTGGCCACCAGGGCCGGGGTGGAAGGGGGGCGCTTTGCCATCCATGCGCCGCTGATCCGGCTCAGCAAGGCCGAGATCATCCGCAAAGGCATCGAACTGGGGGCCGACTACAGCCTGGCGGTATCGTGCTATGCCGCCGATGCCGAGGGCCGGGCCTGCGGCAAGTGCGATGCCTGCCGCTTCCGCGCCGAGGGTTTCCGCGCCGCCGGGGTGCCGGATCCGACCCGTTATCAGGCCGGAAAGCGGGTCAGATCTCGGTCTGGAAGACGGCTTCCAGAGTGA
- a CDS encoding Uma2 family endonuclease, whose protein sequence is MPTAALPRETRRWTYEDYLALDDERRYEIINGELLTVPAPSSFHQRYSRNLEVLLFEFVRERKLGHVFHAPIDVILSPENVVHPDILFVARERRDIIQERGIFGPPDLVVEIVSPSSVHRDYALKQRLYERFGGREYWLVDPGNRTVDVLGLDGDAYASVSFASGEGAVTSNVLDGLAVTLEAVFQTEI, encoded by the coding sequence ATGCCCACCGCCGCCCTGCCCCGGGAGACCCGCCGCTGGACCTACGAGGATTACCTGGCGCTGGACGATGAGCGCCGTTACGAAATCATCAACGGAGAACTGCTGACGGTTCCCGCCCCTTCCTCGTTTCACCAACGGTATTCTCGCAATCTGGAAGTGCTGCTGTTCGAGTTCGTGCGGGAGCGCAAGCTGGGACACGTCTTCCACGCCCCCATCGACGTCATCCTCAGTCCCGAAAACGTCGTCCACCCGGACATCCTGTTCGTCGCCCGGGAGCGCCGCGACATCATCCAGGAGCGGGGCATCTTCGGCCCGCCCGATCTGGTGGTGGAGATCGTATCCCCGTCTTCGGTCCACCGCGACTACGCCCTCAAGCAGCGCTTGTACGAACGCTTCGGGGGGCGGGAATACTGGCTGGTGGACCCGGGCAACCGGACGGTGGACGTGCTGGGGCTGGACGGCGACGCCTACGCTTCGGTCAGCTTCGCCAGCGGCGAGGGCGCCGTGACCTCGAACGTGCTGGACGGCCTGGCCGTCACTCTGGAAGCCGTCTTCCAGACCGAGATCTGA